The genomic interval TCAGTTCGGCCGCACGCATTCGCGGGCTCCTGCCGTCGAGGATCTTACGAACCAGTTCGTCGTCTCCGCCTCGCAACTCGGTCAAACGGGCCAGTTCATCAGCCAGCTTGACGCGTTCCAAGTCGCGGTACACGGGGGCTTCGCTGGTCAGCTCTTGCAGCAACGATTCACGACCAGCTTCGTTGAACTCACGCAAACGATCACCGTCCGGCTTGGCGTCTTCTGCAGCTCGCAGCACCAGGGTGAGTGCGAGGTCGAAAAGATGGCTACGCAAGCTGACGGTGCGACGCAGCATCTTGGCCTTTTCCGTTTGAACCGCCGCGATCTCCTGCCAAGCCGCAGCGGCATCTGCTTCGTCGCTCGCTTTGATCTTTGCCAACAACTCGGCTTCGCTCTCGCGCTTCATTGCCAGGGTGGCGGGGTTTTGCAATCCGCCCAGCATGCCCGTGTAGGCTTTGCGCGAGTTTTGCACGCCGAACAATTCGTCACGCGCCCGACGAGTGGCTTCCGCACCATCGAGTCCGAACTGCTGCAACATGATCTCCTTGCGACGCAGGTAATCCAGCACGTAGGGCAAGCGATCGTCACGCAAATACTTCAGGGCGGCGGCGGTGTAAATCCGTTGAGTGCGACCGGGGTTGCCGCTGACGAAAACCAAGTCTCCTTCGGCAACCGGTTTGTCGCTCCAGCGGAGGAAGTTCGTCAGTTGGGCTGGTTTGCCGTTTTCGTAGACTCGCATGATCGTGGCGTCCATGCAGTAACGTGGATATTCAAAATTGTCCGCGTCACCGCCAAAGAATGCAGCGGCGGTTTCGGGAGCCCAGACCAGTCGCACGTCGGTGTATTTCTTGTAACGGTACAGGTGATACTTGGCTCCGCCAAAGAGCGTCACCACATCACTTCGCAAATCGGTTTTCTCAAGCGATTCGGCTTCGATGGACGCGATCACCGCGCGTCGTTGCTTGGCCGCATCGGTCGCGGATGCATCCGCCGCGACCGACGCGTTGACCCGATCCGTGACGTCTTCGATGGAAACAAGTTGATTGAGCTCCAAGTCCGGCGCGGCCAACTCTTCGTCGAGCGATTTGGCCAAATAGCCATCATCGATCAGATTTCGCTCCGGCGTGCTTAATTTGTGCAAGGTGTCACTGGCAACATGGTGATTGGTCAACACGAGGCCGTCGCTAGAAATGAACGATCCCGACCCGCCGCTGTTGAATCGTACGGACGAGAGTCGCAGGTGATCGGCCCACTCGGTGGTGGGCTCGAATCCATGCCGTGACTTGAGCAACTCCGTCGGCAAGTCGTTGAACAGATACATGCCTTCGTCGCCCCGGCAAAGCACGGGGGTGACCAGTAACGCACAGAAAACAATCAGGCGATGGAAGCAATTCATGGTGATGAAAAACGGGGTTTTGGGTGTTTGGAATGTCGTGGAAACCACACCGTTAGCATAACGATTTGCGTTCAAATCGGGTGCAGTGTGAAGGAACGCAATCCCTGGAACGCTAGCATTCAGCATGTGGGGCAGGTTTGTAACCTGCCAATTGGAGGACAGCAGGTTGAAAACCTGCTCCACAGAATGATAGGGGAAGAAAACGGCACCTCTTTTCGACTCGCGGCGAAGCGATCTGGCGATCCGGGACGTGCAGCCGGTAAAGTGAGGCTCTGATTTCACGTCAGCGTGACCCCCACTGCACTGCGAAGGATCGCTGTGATGACCAGCCAAACTCCTCATCGGATACTGATTTCGCGAATGAGCGCCATCGGCGACGCGATTTTGACGCTGC from Stieleria varia carries:
- a CDS encoding S46 family peptidase, which translates into the protein MYLFNDLPTELLKSRHGFEPTTEWADHLRLSSVRFNSGGSGSFISSDGLVLTNHHVASDTLHKLSTPERNLIDDGYLAKSLDEELAAPDLELNQLVSIEDVTDRVNASVAADASATDAAKQRRAVIASIEAESLEKTDLRSDVVTLFGGAKYHLYRYKKYTDVRLVWAPETAAAFFGGDADNFEYPRYCMDATIMRVYENGKPAQLTNFLRWSDKPVAEGDLVFVSGNPGRTQRIYTAAALKYLRDDRLPYVLDYLRRKEIMLQQFGLDGAEATRRARDELFGVQNSRKAYTGMLGGLQNPATLAMKRESEAELLAKIKASDEADAAAAWQEIAAVQTEKAKMLRRTVSLRSHLFDLALTLVLRAAEDAKPDGDRLREFNEAGRESLLQELTSEAPVYRDLERVKLADELARLTELRGGDDELVRKILDGRSPRMRAAELIEGTNLDVAANRQPYLDGDQSTIDQSTDTMIALAKLLEPEYREIRAINEELDERERQAYAKIMQAKTAIEGTSGYPDATFTLRLAFGVVKSYEQDGEHIPPATDFAGAFAHAEAHKGQTDFDLPESFMKAKDSLNLETQLNFVCTADIIGGNSGSPVVNRAGELVGLIFDGNIQSLTSDYLYTDQQARSVSVSGVGILEALRSIYHAEKLADSIGK